In one Pseudomonas sp. 31-12 genomic region, the following are encoded:
- a CDS encoding metallophosphoesterase, translating to MFLTKCTKPLTVVLLCVAASAAHANPTDFSPRHLIFTSDPQFPWTESSDYGWEESDSDRDKRSRWLIETQYSDVASFRSNHSQDPGHIPVMINGDMTAFGHGSERSTTQSILEKYLGGVYDYGLGNHDYENNINDCSFPENNCAAGSIVELRGKYWGKVNTFDFAARSEGGAKVYYGSLAYSKSVGDVHLIQLNNEPTYTVNFSSGFPLNKVNFEISDALDWLERDLLQARNQGQIILINMHKPDRWKGSPEQIERFKAMIARYEVTAVFAGHLHSEPGRFTGWNRTDYFGDVPVFLSGGASNQTYLIASFALDRKTLTVHQVNGNNWPSRKEVETIAVR from the coding sequence ATGTTTTTGACTAAGTGCACCAAGCCACTTACTGTCGTGTTGTTATGTGTTGCCGCGTCGGCTGCCCATGCGAACCCCACCGACTTCTCGCCTCGCCATTTGATATTTACTTCGGATCCGCAATTCCCCTGGACCGAAAGTTCCGATTACGGTTGGGAGGAGTCGGATTCGGACCGAGACAAGCGTTCTCGTTGGTTGATTGAAACCCAGTATTCGGATGTCGCCAGTTTTCGGAGCAACCACAGCCAGGACCCTGGCCATATTCCGGTCATGATCAATGGGGATATGACGGCTTTCGGCCACGGCAGCGAACGCTCCACAACCCAGTCGATTCTGGAGAAGTACCTGGGCGGTGTTTATGACTACGGTCTGGGTAATCACGACTACGAAAACAATATTAATGACTGCAGTTTTCCCGAGAATAATTGCGCCGCTGGTAGCATTGTTGAGTTGCGGGGAAAATATTGGGGGAAGGTCAATACGTTTGATTTTGCAGCTCGGAGCGAGGGGGGTGCAAAAGTTTATTACGGAAGTCTTGCTTATTCAAAGTCTGTGGGTGATGTTCACCTGATACAACTCAATAACGAGCCTACTTACACGGTGAATTTTTCCTCGGGGTTTCCTTTGAATAAGGTTAACTTTGAAATCTCGGATGCGCTGGATTGGCTGGAGCGCGATCTGCTGCAGGCGCGCAATCAGGGTCAGATCATTTTAATTAATATGCACAAACCTGATCGCTGGAAGGGAAGCCCGGAACAGATTGAACGCTTCAAGGCCATGATTGCACGCTACGAGGTCACCGCGGTGTTCGCAGGGCATTTACATAGTGAACCGGGGCGTTTTACCGGATGGAACAGGACGGATTACTTTGGTGACGTTCCGGTGTTCCTGAGTGGCGGCGCTTCCAATCAGACCTACCTGATCGCCAGTTTTGCGCTGGATCGCAAGACGCTGACGGTGCATCAGGTCAACGGTAACAACTGGCCAAGCCGCAAGGAGGTCGAAACCATCGCGGTTCGATAA
- a CDS encoding PAS domain-containing methyl-accepting chemotaxis protein — translation MRNNQPTTQRERTFPAQQRLISTTDAKGVITYCNDAFVEISGFSREELIRAPHNLVRHPDVPAAVFAHMWGTLKQGLPWMGIVKNRCKTGDHYWVNAYVTPVFEGNQVVGYESVRVKPTAEQIRRAETLYQRINQGKSAIPSTDKWLPVLQDWLPFILVSQLSFMIGASLNSQWGFALAAGLSVPLGLLGLSWQQRGLKRLLLLAEQTTSDPLIAQMYTDSRGAQARLEMSILSQEARLKTCLTRLQDTAEHLSDQAKQSDTLAHSSSTGLERQRVETEQVATAVNQMAATTQEVASHVQRTADATQEANRLTGRGRDIAGETREAIQRLSVVVGETGATVTQLAKDSDEIGGVVDVIKGIADQTNLLALNAAIEAARAGEMGRGFAVVADEVRQLAQRTSESTGQIHALIAKLQQTASTAVQTMEAGHRQAEEGVARVLEADQALVGISEAVANITDMTTQIAAATEEQSAVAEEISRNISNISHLADQTSEQAQHSALLSEELTKTANTQYSLVERFNR, via the coding sequence ATGCGTAACAACCAGCCCACCACACAACGCGAACGGACCTTCCCGGCTCAGCAACGGTTGATTTCCACCACCGATGCCAAGGGCGTGATCACCTACTGCAACGACGCCTTCGTCGAAATCAGCGGGTTTTCTCGTGAGGAGCTGATCCGTGCGCCGCATAACCTGGTCCGTCACCCCGACGTCCCGGCCGCGGTGTTCGCACACATGTGGGGCACACTGAAACAAGGCTTGCCATGGATGGGCATTGTCAAGAATCGCTGCAAGACCGGTGACCACTACTGGGTTAACGCCTATGTCACGCCGGTGTTCGAAGGCAATCAGGTGGTCGGCTACGAGTCGGTGCGGGTCAAACCCACCGCCGAGCAGATCCGCCGTGCCGAAACGCTCTACCAACGCATCAACCAGGGCAAGTCGGCCATTCCTTCGACAGACAAATGGTTGCCGGTGCTTCAGGACTGGCTGCCGTTCATTCTGGTCAGCCAACTGAGCTTCATGATCGGTGCGTCGCTCAACTCCCAGTGGGGCTTCGCCCTCGCCGCCGGCCTTTCGGTGCCGTTGGGCCTGTTGGGCTTGAGCTGGCAACAGCGTGGTCTCAAGCGCTTGCTGCTCTTGGCCGAGCAGACCACCTCCGACCCGCTGATTGCGCAGATGTACACTGACAGCCGTGGCGCCCAGGCACGGTTGGAGATGTCGATCCTCAGCCAGGAAGCGCGTCTGAAAACCTGCCTGACCCGCTTGCAGGACACTGCCGAGCATTTGAGCGACCAGGCAAAACAGTCCGACACCCTGGCTCACAGCAGCTCCACTGGCCTGGAACGTCAACGCGTCGAAACCGAGCAAGTGGCCACCGCCGTCAATCAGATGGCCGCCACCACGCAGGAAGTCGCCAGCCACGTACAGCGCACCGCCGACGCGACTCAGGAAGCCAATCGCCTGACCGGTCGCGGCCGCGACATCGCCGGGGAAACCCGCGAAGCCATCCAGCGCCTGTCGGTGGTGGTCGGTGAAACCGGCGCGACCGTGACCCAACTGGCCAAGGACAGCGACGAAATCGGCGGTGTGGTCGACGTGATCAAAGGCATCGCCGACCAGACCAACCTGCTGGCGCTGAATGCGGCTATTGAAGCAGCCCGTGCCGGCGAGATGGGCCGTGGTTTTGCGGTGGTGGCTGACGAAGTCCGTCAACTGGCGCAGCGCACCAGCGAATCTACCGGGCAGATTCACGCCCTGATCGCCAAGCTGCAGCAAACCGCCAGCACCGCGGTGCAAACCATGGAAGCCGGGCATCGCCAGGCGGAAGAAGGCGTGGCGCGGGTACTGGAAGCGGATCAGGCGCTGGTGGGGATCAGCGAAGCGGTAGCCAACATCACCGACATGACCACCCAGATTGCTGCGGCGACTGAAGAGCAAAGTGCGGTGGCTGAAGAGATCAGCCGTAACATCAGCAACATCTCGCACCTGGCGGATCAGACGTCGGAACAGGCGCAGCACTCGGCATTGTTAAGTGAAGAGCTGACGAAGACGGCGAATACACAGTATTCGTTGGTGGAGCGGTTCAATCGCTGA
- a CDS encoding cbb3-type cytochrome c oxidase subunit 3, translated as MTIPFEIVTVISSGMIRGLGTVVVFVAFVGLTLWVFNSKRNPEFAEARLLPFADEPQPDSTQEPETRSTRP; from the coding sequence ATGACCATACCCTTCGAAATAGTGACCGTGATAAGCAGTGGAATGATCCGCGGTCTCGGTACGGTCGTCGTGTTCGTGGCCTTCGTCGGCCTGACGCTATGGGTGTTCAACAGCAAGCGCAACCCGGAATTCGCCGAAGCGCGCCTGTTGCCGTTTGCCGATGAGCCACAACCCGATAGCACCCAAGAACCTGAAACAAGGAGTACCCGGCCATGA
- a CDS encoding CcoQ/FixQ family Cbb3-type cytochrome c oxidase assembly chaperone, protein MDIGMIRGLGTVVVMVAFIGLALWVFSPKRKSEFEDATLLPFADDPEAIKHVEQASRSNKE, encoded by the coding sequence ATGGATATCGGGATGATTCGTGGCCTGGGCACCGTTGTTGTGATGGTGGCCTTCATCGGTCTGGCGTTATGGGTATTCAGCCCCAAGCGCAAGTCGGAGTTTGAAGACGCGACCTTGCTGCCTTTCGCGGATGATCCCGAAGCCATCAAGCACGTCGAGCAAGCTTCTAGGAGTAACAAAGAATGA
- the ccoP gene encoding cytochrome-c oxidase, cbb3-type subunit III gives MTTFWSLYVTVLSLGTIFALTWLLLSTRKGQRAEQTEETVGHSFDGIEEYDNPLPKWWFMLFVGTIIFALGYLVLYPGLGNWKGLLPGYNYLDNEKQTAFANGQTGWTGVHEWEKEMAKSDAKFGPIFAKFASMPIEEVAKDPQALKMGGRLFASNCSVCHGSDAKGAYGFPNLTDADWRWGGEAETIKTTIMGGRHAVMPAWADVIGEQGVADVASFVLTNLDGRKLPEGTKADPVAGQKLFAANCAVCHGPEGKGTPAMGAPDLTHPAAFIYGSSFAQLQQTIRYGRQGQMPAQEQLQGNDKVHLLAAYVYSLSHGEKAPAEDAQ, from the coding sequence ATGACTACGTTCTGGAGTCTGTACGTCACAGTCCTCAGTCTCGGCACCATCTTCGCCCTGACCTGGCTGCTGCTGTCCACCCGCAAGGGCCAGCGAGCCGAGCAGACAGAGGAAACGGTTGGCCACTCCTTCGACGGGATCGAGGAGTACGACAACCCACTGCCGAAATGGTGGTTCATGCTGTTCGTGGGCACCATCATCTTCGCCTTGGGCTACCTGGTGCTGTACCCGGGCCTGGGCAACTGGAAAGGCCTGCTGCCAGGTTACAACTACCTGGATAACGAGAAGCAGACCGCGTTCGCCAACGGCCAGACTGGCTGGACCGGCGTTCACGAGTGGGAAAAGGAAATGGCCAAGTCGGACGCCAAGTTCGGTCCGATCTTCGCCAAGTTCGCTTCCATGCCGATTGAAGAAGTCGCCAAGGACCCGCAAGCCCTGAAGATGGGTGGCCGCCTGTTCGCCTCCAACTGCTCGGTCTGCCACGGCTCCGACGCAAAAGGCGCTTATGGCTTCCCGAACCTGACCGACGCCGACTGGCGCTGGGGTGGTGAAGCGGAAACCATCAAGACCACCATCATGGGTGGCCGTCACGCGGTCATGCCAGCGTGGGCTGACGTGATCGGCGAGCAAGGCGTTGCGGACGTTGCTTCGTTCGTGCTGACCAACCTCGATGGCCGCAAGCTGCCGGAAGGCACCAAGGCTGATCCGGTCGCCGGTCAGAAGCTGTTCGCCGCCAATTGCGCGGTATGCCACGGTCCGGAAGGCAAAGGCACCCCAGCGATGGGCGCACCTGACCTGACTCACCCGGCAGCGTTCATCTACGGTTCGAGCTTCGCTCAACTGCAGCAGACCATCCGTTACGGCCGTCAGGGCCAGATGCCTGCGCAAGAACAGCTGCAAGGCAACGACAAGGTTCACCTGCTGGCCGCTTACGTCTACAGCCTCTCTCACGGTGAGAAAGCGCCGGCGGAAGACGCTCAGTAA
- a CDS encoding type II toxin-antitoxin system YafO family toxin, giving the protein MPAVKISALFEQIHNWQNFAAHFYNYKVCDELPAIFGRDERLDLIDMHHIHLASTQETQARWAKIDRQYYRTVLLDDPGNDFWLIYAYDAFRDEYLLLTITGPDAHNRREWGSFLRTVHCEIVEPWVVGKIHYPDLDD; this is encoded by the coding sequence ATGCCAGCCGTCAAAATTTCTGCGCTTTTTGAACAGATCCACAACTGGCAGAACTTCGCCGCACACTTCTACAACTACAAAGTGTGCGATGAACTGCCAGCCATTTTCGGGCGAGACGAACGACTCGACCTGATTGATATGCACCACATCCATTTGGCCAGCACTCAGGAAACTCAAGCACGTTGGGCAAAAATCGACCGTCAATATTATCGAACGGTTCTGCTTGACGACCCCGGCAATGACTTCTGGCTGATCTATGCCTATGACGCCTTCCGGGATGAGTATCTTTTGCTGACGATCACCGGCCCGGATGCACATAACCGCAGAGAATGGGGTTCATTTCTGCGAACGGTGCATTGTGAAATTGTCGAACCTTGGGTAGTTGGCAAGATTCACTATCCAGATCTGGATGATTAG
- the ccoN gene encoding cytochrome-c oxidase, cbb3-type subunit I yields the protein MNTSISTAYNYKVVRQFAIMTVVWGIVGMGLGVFLAAQLVWPELNFDLPWTSFGRLRPLHTNAVIFAFGGCALFASSFYSVQRTCQTQLFAPKIAAFCFWGWQLVILLAAISLPLGYTSSKEYAELEWPIDILITIVWVAYAIVFFGTLAKRKTKHIYVGNWFFGAFIITVAILHIVNNVELPVSFTKSYSVYAGATDAMVQWWYGHNAVGFFLTAGFLGMMYYFVPKQAERPVYSYRLSIVHFWALITLYIWAGPHHLHYTALPDWAQSLGMVMSLILLAPSWGGMINGMMTLSGAWHKLRSDPILRFLVVSLAFYGMSTFEGPMMAIKTVNALSHYTDWTIGHVHAGALGWVAMISIGALYHMIPKIFGRTQMHSIGLINAHFWLATIGTVLYIASMWVNGIAQGLMWRAVNEDGTLTYSFVETLVASHPGFVVRLVGGAIFLSGMFLMAYNTWRTVQASQPAEVTAAAQIA from the coding sequence ATGAACACTTCTATCAGTACCGCCTACAACTACAAGGTGGTCCGCCAATTCGCCATTATGACGGTGGTGTGGGGCATCGTCGGCATGGGGCTCGGGGTTTTTCTCGCGGCCCAATTGGTCTGGCCTGAACTCAACTTCGATTTGCCGTGGACCAGTTTCGGCCGGTTGCGCCCGCTGCACACCAACGCGGTGATCTTCGCCTTCGGCGGTTGCGCCCTGTTCGCCAGTTCATTCTATTCGGTGCAACGCACCTGCCAGACCCAGCTGTTTGCACCGAAAATCGCCGCGTTCTGCTTCTGGGGCTGGCAATTGGTGATCCTGCTGGCGGCGATCAGCCTGCCCCTGGGCTACACCAGTTCCAAGGAGTACGCCGAGCTGGAATGGCCGATCGACATCCTGATCACCATTGTCTGGGTCGCCTACGCCATCGTGTTCTTCGGCACATTGGCCAAACGCAAGACCAAGCACATCTACGTCGGCAACTGGTTCTTCGGTGCGTTCATCATCACCGTGGCGATTCTGCACATCGTCAACAACGTTGAATTGCCGGTGAGTTTCACCAAGTCGTACTCGGTGTACGCCGGTGCGACCGATGCCATGGTTCAGTGGTGGTACGGCCACAACGCCGTAGGCTTTTTCCTCACCGCCGGTTTCCTCGGGATGATGTATTACTTCGTGCCGAAACAGGCCGAGCGTCCGGTGTATTCCTATCGCTTGTCGATCGTGCACTTCTGGGCCCTGATCACCCTGTACATCTGGGCCGGTCCGCACCACTTGCACTACACCGCGCTGCCGGACTGGGCGCAGTCGCTGGGCATGGTGATGTCGCTGATCCTGCTGGCGCCAAGCTGGGGCGGGATGATCAACGGGATGATGACCCTGTCGGGCGCCTGGCATAAGTTGCGCAGCGACCCGATCCTGCGCTTTCTCGTGGTCTCGCTGGCCTTCTACGGCATGTCGACCTTCGAAGGGCCGATGATGGCGATCAAGACGGTCAACGCCCTCTCCCACTACACCGACTGGACCATCGGCCACGTTCACGCCGGGGCACTCGGTTGGGTAGCGATGATTTCAATCGGCGCGCTGTACCACATGATCCCGAAAATCTTCGGCCGCACGCAGATGCACAGCATCGGCCTGATCAACGCGCACTTCTGGCTCGCCACCATCGGCACCGTGCTGTACATCGCCTCGATGTGGGTCAACGGCATCGCCCAGGGCCTCATGTGGCGCGCAGTCAACGAAGACGGCACGCTGACCTACTCCTTCGTCGAAACCCTGGTGGCCAGCCACCCAGGCTTCGTCGTGCGACTGGTGGGCGGTGCGATCTTCCTCAGCGGCATGTTCCTGATGGCTTACAACACCTGGCGCACCGTGCAGGCCTCGCAGCCTGCCGAAGTCACCGCTGCCGCGCAGATCGCCTGA
- the ccoN gene encoding cytochrome-c oxidase, cbb3-type subunit I has translation MSTAISPTAYNYKVVRQFAIMTVVWGILGMGLGVFIASQLVWPELNFGLPWTTFGRLRPLHTNLVIFAFGGCALFATSYYVVQRTCQTRLISDSLAAFTFWGWQAVIVGAIITLPLGYTTTKEYAELEWPLAILLAIVWVSYGLVFFGTITKRNTKHIYVGNWFYGAFIVVTAMLHIVNHASLPVSFFKSYSAYAGATDAMIQWWYGHNAVGFFLTTGFLGMMYYFVPKQAERPIYSYRLSIVHFWALITLYIWAGPHHLHYTALPDWAQSLGMAMSIILLAPSWGGMINGMMTLSGAWHKLRTDPILRFLVVSLAFYGMSTFEGPMMAIKTVNSLSHYTDWTIGHVHAGALGWVAMISIGAIYHMIPKLFGRAQMHSIGLINAHFWLATIGTVLYIASMWVNGITQGLMWRAINDDGTLTYSFVEALQASHPGFIVRALGGAFFASGMLFMAYNVWRTVRASNPAEAEAAAQIAVVGAH, from the coding sequence ATGAGCACAGCAATCAGTCCGACTGCTTATAACTATAAGGTAGTCCGCCAGTTCGCCATCATGACGGTGGTCTGGGGGATCCTTGGCATGGGGCTTGGTGTCTTCATCGCCTCACAGCTTGTATGGCCGGAATTGAACTTCGGTCTGCCGTGGACGACTTTTGGACGCTTACGCCCGTTGCACACCAACCTGGTGATTTTCGCCTTCGGTGGTTGTGCTCTGTTTGCCACTTCTTATTACGTCGTGCAGCGAACCTGCCAAACGCGACTGATTTCCGACAGCCTCGCGGCCTTCACCTTCTGGGGTTGGCAAGCGGTCATTGTCGGCGCGATCATTACCTTGCCGTTGGGTTACACCACCACCAAGGAATACGCGGAACTGGAATGGCCCCTGGCTATTCTGCTGGCCATCGTCTGGGTGTCCTACGGTCTGGTGTTCTTCGGCACCATCACCAAGCGCAACACCAAGCATATCTATGTGGGTAACTGGTTCTACGGTGCCTTCATCGTCGTGACGGCGATGCTGCACATCGTCAACCACGCGTCCCTGCCGGTCAGCTTCTTCAAGTCCTACTCGGCCTACGCCGGTGCGACTGACGCGATGATCCAGTGGTGGTACGGCCACAACGCGGTCGGTTTCTTCCTGACCACCGGCTTCCTGGGAATGATGTATTACTTCGTTCCGAAACAGGCCGAGCGTCCGATCTACTCCTATCGCCTGTCGATCGTGCACTTCTGGGCGCTGATCACCCTGTACATCTGGGCCGGTCCGCACCACCTGCACTACACCGCACTGCCGGACTGGGCTCAGTCCCTGGGCATGGCGATGTCGATCATCCTGCTGGCTCCAAGCTGGGGCGGCATGATCAACGGCATGATGACCCTGTCGGGCGCCTGGCATAAGCTGCGCACCGACCCGATCCTGCGCTTCCTGGTTGTGTCGCTGGCCTTCTACGGCATGTCGACCTTTGAAGGCCCGATGATGGCCATCAAGACCGTGAACTCGCTGTCGCACTACACCGACTGGACCATCGGCCACGTACACGCCGGCGCCTTGGGCTGGGTTGCGATGATCTCGATCGGCGCCATCTATCACATGATCCCGAAACTGTTCGGTCGCGCGCAGATGCACAGCATCGGCCTGATCAACGCGCACTTCTGGCTTGCGACCATCGGCACCGTTCTGTACATCGCTTCGATGTGGGTCAACGGCATCACCCAGGGCCTGATGTGGCGTGCAATCAACGACGACGGCACCCTCACCTACTCGTTCGTCGAAGCCCTGCAAGCCAGCCACCCTGGTTTCATCGTTCGCGCCCTGGGCGGTGCGTTCTTTGCCAGCGGCATGCTGTTCATGGCCTACAACGTATGGCGGACCGTACGTGCCTCGAACCCGGCTGAAGCCGAAGCCGCCGCTCAGATTGCTGTAGTTGGAGCTCACTGA
- the ccoO gene encoding cytochrome-c oxidase, cbb3-type subunit II, whose translation MKHEAVEKNIGLLAFFMVIAVSIGGLTQIVPLFFQDVTNKPVEGMKPRTALELEGRDVYIANGCVGCHSQMIRPFRAETERYGHYSVAGESVWDHPFLWGSKRTGPDLARVGGRYSDDWQRAHLYNPRNVVPESKMPAYPFLVENKLDGKDTAKKMEVLRTLGVPYTDEDIAGAKDAVKGKTEMDALVAYLQGLGTIIKSKR comes from the coding sequence ATGAAGCATGAAGCAGTCGAGAAGAACATTGGCCTGCTGGCCTTTTTCATGGTTATCGCCGTCAGCATCGGCGGCCTGACCCAGATCGTTCCGCTGTTTTTCCAGGACGTCACCAACAAGCCGGTCGAAGGCATGAAGCCGCGCACCGCCCTTGAACTGGAAGGCCGCGACGTGTACATCGCCAACGGTTGTGTCGGCTGCCACTCGCAGATGATCCGCCCGTTCCGTGCTGAAACCGAACGTTACGGCCACTACTCCGTTGCCGGTGAAAGCGTCTGGGACCACCCGTTCCTGTGGGGTTCCAAGCGTACCGGTCCGGACCTGGCCCGTGTCGGCGGTCGTTACTCCGATGACTGGCAGCGTGCGCACTTGTACAACCCGCGCAACGTGGTGCCTGAGTCGAAAATGCCGGCCTACCCGTTCCTCGTGGAAAACAAGCTCGACGGCAAAGACACCGCCAAGAAAATGGAAGTCTTGCGCACGCTCGGCGTCCCTTACACCGACGAAGACATCGCCGGTGCCAAGGATGCTGTGAAGGGCAAAACCGAAATGGACGCGCTGGTGGCCTATCTGCAAGGCCTGGGCACCATCATCAAAAGCAAACGGTGA
- a CDS encoding alpha/beta family hydrolase, protein MDKEHKASIDGDQWAQCVRDHGWLWNAASGPASVTLILAHGAGAPMDSGWMNDMAARLAASGINVLRFEFPYMAQRRIDGGKRPPNPAPKLLECWREVYAEVRRHVTGRLAIGGKSMGGRMASLLADELQADALVCLGYPFYAVGKPEKPRVEHLSSLKTPTLIVQGERDALGNREAVEGYELAPSIQVFWLVAGDHDLKPLKASGFTHEQHLVAAAQKVTGFLA, encoded by the coding sequence ATGGACAAAGAGCACAAGGCCAGTATTGACGGGGATCAATGGGCGCAGTGTGTGCGGGATCATGGATGGTTGTGGAATGCCGCCTCAGGACCTGCATCGGTAACCCTGATCCTCGCCCACGGCGCCGGTGCGCCAATGGACAGCGGCTGGATGAACGACATGGCTGCACGCCTTGCTGCATCTGGGATCAACGTGCTGCGTTTCGAGTTTCCATACATGGCACAACGGCGTATTGACGGGGGTAAGCGTCCACCGAATCCGGCGCCGAAACTGTTGGAATGCTGGCGTGAGGTGTACGCCGAGGTGCGACGCCATGTCACTGGGCGTCTGGCCATTGGCGGCAAGTCCATGGGCGGGCGGATGGCCAGTCTTTTGGCGGATGAGCTGCAGGCGGATGCGTTGGTGTGCCTCGGTTATCCGTTTTATGCGGTGGGTAAACCGGAGAAACCTCGGGTCGAACATTTGTCTTCGTTGAAGACGCCGACATTGATCGTGCAGGGTGAGCGGGATGCGCTGGGCAATCGCGAGGCGGTCGAAGGTTATGAGTTGGCGCCGAGCATCCAGGTGTTCTGGCTGGTGGCGGGGGATCATGATTTGAAGCCGCTGAAGGCTTCCGGGTTTACCCATGAACAGCATTTGGTTGCAGCGGCGCAGAAGGTAACTGGATTTCTTGCGTAA
- the ccoP gene encoding cytochrome-c oxidase, cbb3-type subunit III yields MTTFWSTWICVLTIGSLIGLTWLLIGTRKGETKGSVDQTMGHSFDGIEEYDNPLPQWWFMLFAGTLVFAVGYLILYPGLGNWKGILPGYEDGWTGVHEWEKEMNKADARFGPIFAKFAAMPVQEVANDPQALKMGGRLFASNCSVCHGSDAKGAFGFPNLADSNWRWGGDAEMIKTTIMGGRMAAMPAWGEILGEAGVKNVAAYVRHELAGLPLPADDTADLHAGQQAFSTTCVACHGATGKGTEAMGAPNLTQPAGFIYGTSLAQLQQTIRHGRQGHMPAQNELLGNDKVQLLAAYVYSLSHGLNTDRLQAEDKRE; encoded by the coding sequence ATGACCACCTTCTGGAGTACGTGGATCTGCGTACTGACCATCGGCAGCCTGATCGGCCTGACCTGGCTGCTGATCGGCACCCGCAAGGGCGAAACCAAGGGCAGCGTCGACCAGACCATGGGCCACAGCTTCGACGGCATCGAGGAGTACGACAATCCGCTGCCGCAGTGGTGGTTCATGCTGTTCGCCGGCACGCTGGTATTCGCCGTGGGCTACCTGATTCTTTATCCGGGCCTGGGCAACTGGAAAGGCATCCTGCCGGGTTACGAGGACGGCTGGACCGGCGTCCACGAATGGGAAAAGGAGATGAACAAGGCAGACGCCAGGTTCGGGCCGATCTTCGCCAAATTCGCCGCCATGCCGGTGCAAGAAGTGGCCAATGACCCGCAAGCGCTGAAAATGGGTGGTCGCCTGTTTGCGTCCAACTGCTCGGTGTGCCACGGCTCGGATGCCAAGGGCGCTTTCGGCTTCCCGAACCTGGCCGACAGCAACTGGCGTTGGGGCGGCGACGCCGAGATGATCAAGACCACAATCATGGGCGGTCGCATGGCGGCCATGCCGGCCTGGGGTGAAATCCTCGGTGAGGCCGGCGTGAAGAACGTGGCCGCGTATGTGCGTCACGAACTGGCCGGCCTGCCACTGCCCGCTGACGACACCGCCGATCTGCACGCTGGACAGCAAGCGTTCAGCACCACGTGCGTAGCCTGTCATGGGGCAACCGGCAAGGGCACTGAAGCCATGGGCGCGCCGAACCTGACGCAACCGGCCGGATTCATCTACGGTACAAGCCTGGCGCAACTGCAACAGACCATCCGCCATGGCCGCCAGGGCCATATGCCGGCGCAGAACGAACTGCTCGGCAACGACAAGGTGCAATTGCTGGCCGCCTACGTTTACAGCCTGTCTCACGGTCTGAACACCGACCGTCTGCAAGCCGAAGACAAACGCGAATAA
- the ccoO gene encoding cytochrome-c oxidase, cbb3-type subunit II: MKHETIEKNVGLLMLLMVLAVSIGGLTQIVPLFFQDVTNKPVEGMKPYTALQLEGRDIYIREGCVGCHSQMIRPFRAETERYGHYSVAGESVWDHPFLWGSKRTGPDLARVGARYSDDWHRAHLYNPRNVVPESKMPAYPWLVTQAVDSSHTETKIRTMRTLGVPYSDDDISGAVASLKGKTEMDALVSYLQVLGTAIKSKR, encoded by the coding sequence ATGAAACACGAAACAATCGAGAAAAACGTCGGCCTGCTGATGCTGCTGATGGTCTTGGCCGTGAGCATCGGCGGTCTGACCCAGATCGTCCCGCTGTTCTTCCAGGACGTGACCAATAAACCGGTGGAAGGCATGAAGCCCTACACCGCGCTGCAACTGGAAGGTCGCGACATTTACATCCGCGAAGGCTGCGTCGGTTGCCACTCGCAGATGATCCGGCCATTCCGCGCCGAGACCGAACGTTACGGCCACTACTCGGTGGCCGGTGAAAGCGTCTGGGATCACCCATTCCTCTGGGGCTCGAAACGTACCGGTCCGGACCTGGCCCGGGTCGGCGCGCGCTACTCGGATGACTGGCACCGCGCGCACTTGTACAACCCGCGCAACGTCGTACCCGAATCGAAGATGCCTGCCTACCCATGGCTGGTCACGCAAGCGGTCGACAGCAGCCACACCGAAACCAAGATCCGCACCATGCGCACCCTCGGCGTGCCATACAGCGATGACGACATCAGCGGCGCGGTCGCCAGCCTCAAGGGCAAGACCGAAATGGACGCACTCGTTTCTTACCTGCAAGTGCTCGGCACTGCCATCAAGAGCAAGAGGTGA